The region GCAGCGGTCTGCCGCTTGATTTCATCTTGGAATTCGCGGGAGGCTTCCTCAAAGGCGCGCTTCGTTTTGCCAAGACTGCGGCCAATTTCCGGTAGCTTCTTTGGACCAAAGATGAGCAGTGCCACCACCAAAATGACGATGAGTTCCGGCAGACCGATCCCAAAAACGTTCATGGATTATC is a window of Thermosynechococcus vestitus BP-1 DNA encoding:
- a CDS encoding TatA/E family twin arginine-targeting protein translocase — its product is MNVFGIGLPELIVILVVALLIFGPKKLPEIGRSLGKTKRAFEEASREFQDEIKRQTAALEEEQQAKAEAESPREISP